In a single window of the Natronosalvus caseinilyticus genome:
- a CDS encoding DNA-binding protein yields MHTAVRLGLLAICLLGVVGLAIHYGATYDEHWPHPTGDQLEGNVEAYTGEQVLLFGEVHAVKDDALTVHVTNDADEVVLELTVYGPTESVEPGGVVQVYGVLETDRTMTPDEFVVVNESPTATRYKHLASLIGGLLAAGYFLRQWRIDVARISFEPRHATSDTQEVPDDG; encoded by the coding sequence ATGCACACCGCGGTCCGTCTCGGACTGCTCGCCATCTGTCTCCTCGGGGTCGTCGGACTCGCGATCCACTACGGGGCGACCTACGACGAACACTGGCCCCACCCGACGGGCGACCAGCTCGAGGGGAACGTCGAGGCCTACACCGGCGAACAAGTGCTCCTCTTCGGCGAGGTCCACGCGGTCAAGGACGACGCACTGACGGTCCACGTGACCAACGACGCCGACGAGGTCGTTCTTGAGCTGACGGTCTACGGTCCCACCGAGTCAGTCGAACCCGGCGGTGTGGTCCAGGTCTATGGAGTCCTAGAGACCGATCGAACCATGACACCCGACGAGTTCGTCGTTGTGAACGAGAGTCCGACGGCTACCCGGTACAAGCACCTCGCTTCCCTCATTGGCGGGCTCCTCGCCGCCGGGTACTTCCTCAGGCAGTGGCGAATCGACGTCGCTAGAATCAGCTTCGAACCTCGCCACGCCACAAGTGATACGCAAGAGGTGCCCGACGATGGCTGA
- a CDS encoding metal-dependent hydrolase, translating to MADLLTHVLVAYACFTVLSWRLEWITPRWLAVGLVGSLLPNLNRTELIISDAAVEAATGVPFDFDAIHTFGGIVILAAIGALCFRASHQRAFVMLFAGALSHLVVDSLKVYADAQSGVWLYPFTWYRHPSPNLYVSSDPVVLTSALIVAVVVWWVDRSLRPEATQ from the coding sequence ATGGCTGACCTCCTCACACACGTCCTCGTGGCTTACGCCTGTTTTACTGTCCTGAGTTGGCGCCTCGAGTGGATCACCCCGCGCTGGCTCGCCGTTGGTCTCGTCGGGTCACTCCTGCCGAACCTCAATCGAACCGAACTGATCATCTCCGATGCCGCGGTCGAGGCCGCGACCGGCGTCCCCTTCGATTTTGATGCGATCCACACGTTCGGCGGCATCGTTATCCTCGCCGCCATCGGCGCGCTCTGCTTTCGAGCCAGTCACCAGCGGGCATTCGTCATGCTGTTCGCGGGAGCTCTCTCGCATCTCGTCGTGGACAGCCTGAAGGTGTACGCCGACGCACAGTCAGGGGTCTGGCTGTACCCGTTCACCTGGTATCGTCACCCGTCGCCGAACCTGTACGTCTCCTCGGACCCCGTCGTGCTCACATCGGCGCTCATCGTAGCCGTAGTCGTTTGGTGGGTCGATCGATCGCTAAGGCCGGAGGCGACGCAGTAA
- the aglF gene encoding UTP--glucose-1-phosphate uridylyltransferase AglF, whose product MQAVVLAAGKGTRLRPLTDDKPKGMVEVAGKPILTHCLEQVVDLGADELIVVVGYEKEKIIEHYGDDFQGVPITYTHQREQNGLAHALLTVEEHIDDDFMLILGDNIFRANLSDVVRRQQEDRADAAFLVEEVPWEEASRYGVCDTNKYGEITDVVEKPEEPPSNLVMTGFYTFTPAIFHACHLVQPSNRGEYEISEAIDLLIQSGRTIDALRLDGWRADIGYPEDRDAAEERVEDEELETPAA is encoded by the coding sequence ATGCAAGCAGTTGTTCTCGCCGCGGGGAAGGGTACCCGCCTACGCCCGTTAACCGACGATAAACCCAAAGGGATGGTAGAGGTTGCCGGCAAGCCGATTCTCACGCATTGTCTTGAACAGGTCGTCGACCTCGGTGCCGACGAACTCATCGTCGTCGTTGGCTACGAGAAAGAAAAGATCATCGAACACTACGGCGACGACTTCCAGGGTGTTCCTATCACCTACACCCACCAGCGCGAGCAAAACGGGCTGGCTCACGCGTTGCTCACCGTCGAGGAACACATCGACGACGACTTCATGCTGATCCTCGGGGACAATATCTTCCGGGCGAATCTCAGCGATGTCGTGCGTCGTCAGCAGGAGGACCGCGCTGACGCGGCTTTCCTCGTCGAGGAGGTGCCCTGGGAGGAGGCCTCCCGGTATGGGGTCTGTGACACGAATAAGTACGGCGAGATCACCGACGTCGTCGAGAAACCCGAGGAGCCGCCCTCGAATCTGGTGATGACTGGCTTCTATACGTTTACGCCCGCGATTTTCCACGCCTGTCACCTGGTCCAGCCCTCGAACCGCGGCGAGTACGAGATCAGCGAGGCAATCGACCTCTTGATCCAGTCCGGACGTACCATCGACGCGCTCCGCCTCGATGGCTGGCGAGCCGACATCGGTTACCCGGAGGATCGGGACGCTGCCGAGGAACGAGTCGAAGACGAGGAACTCGAGACGCCGGCGGCCTGA
- a CDS encoding DUF4330 family protein, whose protein sequence is MELIDDEGKLFGRVNVVDALVVLILLAVVVAGIAVVGVLSGDAEPETRYATIDLGPQSEHVAEQISEGDVMYLEGSGDNLTVTDVYRSASNSDDEERAGGAHVVIRAELNGQLAEDDQREDRVFQFGGQRLHVGQTLTIDTLEYTTEGEVRSVAGEETTLPVNETELVVETTVPTATADEIAEGDTYRIAGDTVATVESVRTHVAGDNRRRVVVGLTAKTIDTSSGPAFGDQPVVLGSTIPVRTDAYAFAGNVTRRGALEESGEETTVSVTATLDNVKPDVADNLEAGMTETERGETVATIDAVESEPASVILESEDGNIYERDHPRNLDLTLDLELEGRETESGLRFHGEPLREGETIILDFGTVIVTVEVTDIDR, encoded by the coding sequence ATGGAGCTGATCGACGACGAGGGCAAGCTCTTCGGGCGAGTCAACGTCGTTGACGCGCTCGTCGTACTGATTTTGCTTGCAGTCGTCGTTGCCGGCATCGCCGTCGTCGGGGTCCTTTCGGGCGATGCCGAACCCGAAACCCGCTATGCGACGATCGATCTCGGCCCTCAATCCGAGCACGTCGCTGAACAAATTTCCGAGGGTGACGTCATGTACCTCGAGGGAAGTGGAGACAATCTCACGGTGACCGACGTCTATCGGTCGGCGTCGAATAGCGATGACGAGGAACGCGCTGGTGGCGCTCACGTCGTGATCCGCGCGGAACTCAACGGGCAACTCGCCGAGGACGACCAGCGAGAGGACCGCGTCTTCCAGTTCGGTGGTCAACGCCTGCACGTCGGCCAGACTCTGACGATCGACACGCTCGAGTACACGACCGAGGGCGAGGTCCGATCGGTGGCTGGCGAGGAGACGACGCTGCCGGTGAACGAGACGGAACTGGTCGTCGAGACGACCGTTCCGACCGCGACGGCCGACGAGATCGCCGAAGGGGATACCTACCGTATCGCCGGTGACACCGTCGCGACTGTCGAGTCGGTACGGACGCACGTCGCCGGGGACAACCGGCGCCGCGTCGTCGTCGGACTCACCGCCAAGACGATCGACACCAGCTCCGGGCCGGCGTTCGGCGATCAGCCAGTCGTACTCGGGTCGACGATTCCCGTCCGGACCGACGCCTACGCGTTCGCGGGGAACGTCACGCGACGCGGGGCGCTCGAGGAGTCCGGCGAGGAAACCACCGTGAGCGTCACGGCGACCCTCGATAACGTGAAACCAGACGTCGCCGACAACCTCGAGGCCGGCATGACCGAAACCGAACGGGGTGAAACGGTCGCGACCATCGACGCCGTCGAATCCGAACCCGCGTCAGTCATCCTCGAAAGTGAGGACGGCAACATCTACGAACGCGACCATCCCCGGAACCTCGACCTCACGCTCGACCTCGAACTCGAGGGTCGAGAGACCGAATCTGGCCTCCGATTCCACGGTGAACCACTTCGGGAGGGTGAGACGATAATCCTCGACTTCGGCACCGTCATCGTCACCGTCGAGGTAACGGATATCGATCGATAA